One window from the genome of Faecalibacterium sp. HTF-F encodes:
- a CDS encoding TIGR03936 family radical SAM-associated protein, which translates to MITVRISFEKKNEASYISLLDLQRVMQRVLKRSGLPVWHTLGFNPHIYMTFACPLSLGQESECECVDVKTEAEAPDFEQWKAALNAIMPAGIVITHVGPVQMKADLIAYACYRITYPAAAAAALDAYNALESAPVEKHGKKGNKIIELKDHIPQVEYTTEGDSLHIDLCMPAAQELNLNPLLLTGFLEEKFGLPAVSANILRKKFLAADKQLFV; encoded by the coding sequence TTGATTACAGTCAGAATCTCGTTTGAGAAAAAGAATGAGGCCTCCTACATCTCCCTGCTGGACCTGCAGCGGGTGATGCAGCGGGTGCTCAAGCGCAGCGGCCTGCCGGTGTGGCATACGCTGGGCTTCAATCCCCACATCTATATGACCTTTGCCTGCCCGCTTTCGCTGGGGCAGGAGAGTGAGTGCGAGTGTGTGGACGTCAAGACCGAAGCGGAAGCCCCGGATTTTGAACAGTGGAAAGCGGCCCTCAATGCCATCATGCCCGCAGGCATCGTGATCACGCACGTTGGCCCGGTGCAGATGAAGGCGGACCTCATTGCCTACGCATGCTATCGCATCACCTACCCGGCAGCAGCGGCAGCGGCGCTGGATGCGTACAACGCGCTGGAAAGCGCTCCGGTGGAAAAGCACGGCAAAAAAGGCAACAAGATCATTGAGCTGAAGGATCACATCCCGCAGGTGGAGTACACCACGGAGGGGGACAGCCTGCACATTGATCTGTGCATGCCGGCCGCACAGGAACTGAACCTGAACCCTTTGCTGCTCACCGGCTTTCTGGAAGAAAAATTCGGTTTGCCTGCCGTCAGCGCCAACATCCTGCGCAAAAAGTTTTTGGCGGCAGATAAGCAGCTGTTTGTCT